A single genomic interval of Halomonas sp. GT harbors:
- a CDS encoding flagellin N-terminal helical domain-containing protein — translation MLSLNTNLMSLIVQNNLRGSQQAMQTAMERLSSGLRINSAKDDPAGQAIANRMGAQLRGMEQAIRNTNDGISMVQTAEGSLDQINDNLQRIRELSVQAANGTNSSDDLGSIQNEIDQRLEEIDRIAEQSNFNGIKLFDSTKAVNIQVGANDGDSIKVRFAAMNRQALGLENFSVLEGGSATESPLTVMDDAIKQVDRQRSYLGAVQNRFESVIDGLNTNIINTSAAQSRIQDADYAREVSNLIRAQILQQAGIAILAQANQQPQMILRLLEGL, via the coding sequence TTGCTAAGCCTAAACACAAATCTGATGTCTCTTATCGTGCAGAATAATCTGCGTGGCAGTCAGCAAGCGATGCAGACCGCTATGGAGCGCCTTTCTTCTGGGCTACGTATTAATAGTGCCAAGGATGATCCGGCAGGCCAGGCGATTGCCAATCGCATGGGGGCTCAGCTGCGTGGTATGGAGCAAGCCATTCGCAATACCAATGATGGCATTTCCATGGTGCAAACAGCAGAAGGTTCGCTCGACCAAATTAATGATAACTTGCAGCGTATTCGTGAATTGAGTGTTCAAGCGGCTAATGGCACTAATTCTTCTGATGATCTTGGTTCAATTCAAAATGAGATCGATCAACGCCTAGAAGAGATTGATCGCATTGCCGAGCAGAGTAATTTCAACGGCATCAAATTGTTTGATAGTACCAAGGCGGTGAATATTCAGGTGGGTGCTAACGATGGCGATAGCATTAAGGTGCGCTTCGCAGCCATGAATAGGCAGGCATTGGGACTGGAAAACTTTAGTGTTTTGGAGGGTGGTAGCGCAACAGAAAGCCCGCTAACGGTGATGGATGACGCTATTAAACAGGTGGATCGCCAGCGGAGCTATTTAGGCGCGGTGCAAAATCGCTTCGAAAGTGTGATCGATGGACTCAATACCAACATTATCAACACCTCTGCTGCTCAGTCGCGCATCCAAGATGCTGATTATGCACGTGAAGTTTCCAATCTAATTCGCGCGCAAATTCTACAGCAGGCCGGTATCGCTATTTTGGCCCAGGCCAACCAGCAGCCGCAGATGATTTTGCGCCTACTGGAAGGTCTATAA
- the folK gene encoding 2-amino-4-hydroxy-6-hydroxymethyldihydropteridine diphosphokinase: MPLSSLNTSPGTALHECLISLGTNIEPEHHFHEALTILRSECELIASSEAIRTTPVGYQHQPDFLNAALLVRTSLDHDAFRAYLKDVEDRLGRVRGPIKSGPRTMDLDIVAWDGNVIDEGYYQHSYVRRPVDEVLAASCRTLKQRECS; the protein is encoded by the coding sequence ATGCCACTCTCGTCGTTAAACACTTCGCCAGGTACGGCTCTCCATGAATGCTTAATCTCTCTCGGTACCAACATTGAGCCGGAACACCACTTTCACGAAGCACTCACCATTTTGCGCAGCGAATGTGAGCTGATAGCCAGCTCAGAGGCGATTCGCACAACGCCAGTTGGCTATCAACACCAGCCCGATTTCCTAAATGCAGCGTTACTTGTGCGTACCTCCCTTGATCACGACGCTTTCCGTGCTTACCTAAAAGATGTAGAAGATCGCCTTGGACGTGTGCGTGGCCCCATTAAATCAGGGCCGAGAACCATGGATCTGGATATTGTGGCGTGGGACGGTAACGTTATCGATGAGGGGTATTATCAGCATAGTTATGTACGTCGCCCGGTAGATGAAGTGCTTGCTGCCAGTTGCCGTACGCTTAAACAACGAGAATGTTCATGA